A region from the Manihot esculenta cultivar AM560-2 chromosome 13, M.esculenta_v8, whole genome shotgun sequence genome encodes:
- the LOC110629313 gene encoding putative E3 ubiquitin-protein ligase RING1a, producing MPAQKRSLSDNPDIDEEDAPSSPVQNGHQYPKQSRLDPPPLDDTELHQQQELDEEEEEEDDEAPHKPEEDAEGQEDEEQEEQAEEKQPAQDSEESQSSSSEDEKPEFVFVELPEVRKDVQCPICLGIIKKTRTVMECLHRFCRECIDKSMRLGNNECPACRTHCASRRSLRDDPNYDALIAALYPDIDKYEEEELAFHEEERTRNKQIQASIAQIFQRQSEALVRRRTMGKETTGPFMERSQRNHRTVPSRRRRNSRGTEFQGSEDIDYENDDNGGKDSSSTDERSTEVRQRRRKRRPGIRPSQPSSSASNPEGGCIENDLEATRENRGISPGLVWNTEMLAWGRGGTRSHTRHGNASGCNNKTARSTRISKLVEYLRSLEEKNDELDVHLMLTSMDKESFTNLKQPYLCCQPSLSVKHLCEYIAQKKSLEAEEVEIFLVKGQHNLIDNLSSVHPPISVDELQILKGQETLACLRANGTSNRGYMILAYRQKGTT from the exons ATGCCTGCTCAGAAGAGGTCTCTGTCTGATAATCCCGACATCGATGAGGAAGATGCTCCCTCATCTCCTGTTCAAAACGGTCACCAATATCCCAAGCAATCTCGACTCGACCCACCTCCTCTTGATGACACCGAACTCCACCAGCAACAAGAACTAgacgaagaagaagaggaagaagacgaCGAGGCACCCCACAAGCCAGAAGAAGACGCTGAAGGACAGGAAGATGAGGAACAAGAAGAGCaagctgaagagaaacaaccagcacaag aTTCTGAGGAAAGCCAATCTTCCAGCTCCGAAGATGAAAAACCTGA ATTTGTCTTTGTGGAGTTGCCAGAAGTTCGTAAAGATGTACAATGCCCAATATGTCTAG GTATCATAAAGAAAACACGAACTGTGATGGAATGTCTGCACCGCTTTTGCAGAGAATGCATTGACAAATCAATGCGACTTGG GAATAATGAGTGCCCAGCTTGCCGCACACACTGTGCAAGTCGGCGTTCTTTGAGAGATGATCCAAATTATGATGCTTTAATTGCTGCTTTATATCCAGACATTGACAAGTATGAGGAGGAG GAATTGGCTTTTCATGAGGAGGAAAGGACACGAAACAAGCAG ATCCAAGCTTCAATTGCCCAAATATTTCAACGACAATCTGAAGCACTAGTTAGGAGACGCACAATGGGTAAAGAAACAACTGGTCCATTCATGGAAAGGTCACAGCGCAATCATCGGACAGTCCCCTCAAGGAGGCGGCGGAACAGCCGAGGCACTGAATTCCAAGGATCTGAAGACATCGATTATGAAAATGATGATAATGGAGGTAAGGATTCATCTTCTACTGATGAACGCTCCACAGAAGTAAGGCAGCGCAGGCGCAAGAGACGGCCAGGAATTAGGCCTTCTCAACCTTCTTCATCAGCTTCAAATCCAGAGGGCGGATGCATTGAAAATGATTTAGAAGCCACCAGAGAGAATAGAGGAATATCTCCTGGCCTTGTTTGGAATACAGAAATGCTTGCCTGGGGCAGGGGTGGTACTCGAAGTCATACACGGCATGGTAATGCTAGCGGTTGCAACAACAAGACTGCCAGAAGCACTCGCATATCCAAGCTGGTAGAATATCTCAGGAGCTTAGAGGAAAAAAATGATGAG TTGGATGTTCACCTCATGCTTACTTCTATGGACAAGGAAAGTTTCACGAATTTGAAACAGCCCTACCTTTGCTGTCAACCCAGTTTGTCAGTCAAACACCTATGTGAA TATATTGCTCAGAAAAAGTCTTTGGAAGCTGAAGAAgttgaaatatttttagttaaagGGCAGCACAACCTTATTGACAACCTGTCCTCTGTGCATCCACCAATATCAGTGGATGAGCTGCAAATTTTGAAAGGGCAGGAAACTTTGGCATGTCTTAGAGCCAATGGCACTTCCAATAGAGGTTACATG ATTCTAGCATATAGGCAGAAGGGGACGACTTAG
- the LOC110630147 gene encoding squamosa promoter-binding protein 1 isoform X2, whose product MDGKGKQRMMGKVVKKEAAELVWESSDDDGYVKMGCVENDVESNKKKKVVAGGCGGGGGGGGGKKGSGGGGCGGSGGMRCCQADMCMADLSDAKPYHRRHKVCENHAKAQIVLVAGIRQRFCQQCSRFHELSEFDETKKSCRRRLAGHNERRRKNAAESHSEGGNHKGTVTQLKDMICGQVDDRGRIKITIQENATYKHFQIR is encoded by the exons ATGGATGGAAAAGGGAAGCAGCGGATGATGGGAAAGGTGGTGAAGAAGGAAGCAGCTGAGCTTGTTTGGGAGTCATCAGATGATGATGGGTATGTGAAGATGGGGTGTGTGGAAAATGATGTTGAGAgtaacaagaaaaagaaagtggTGGCTGGTGgctgtggtggtggtggaggaggaggaggaggaaagaaaggttcaggtggtggtggttgtGGTGGAAGTGGAGGGATGAGGTGTTGTCAAGCTGACATGTGTATGGCTGATCTGAGTGATGCAAAGCCGTATCATAGAAGGCATAAGGTTTGTGAGAATCATGCAAAGGCTCAGATTGTGCTTGTGGCTGGGATTAGGCAACGGTTTTGTCAACAATGTAGCAG ATTCCATGAGCTATCAGAATTTGATGAAACCAAAAAGAGTTGTCGCAGGCGTTTGGCTGGACATAATGAGCGACGAAGGAAGAATGCTGCTGAATCTCATTCAGAAGGTGGTAACCACAAAGGGACAGTCACTCAGTTGAAAGATATGATCTGCGGGCAGGTTGATGATAGGGGAAGAATTAAAATAACTATCCAAGAAAATGCCACTTACAAGCATTTCCAGATCAGATAA
- the LOC110630147 gene encoding squamosa promoter-binding protein 1 isoform X1 yields the protein MDGKGKQRMMGKVVKKEAAELVWESSDDDGYVKMGCVENDVESNKKKKVVAGGCGGGGGGGGGKKGSGGGGCGGSGGMRCCQADMCMADLSDAKPYHRRHKVCENHAKAQIVLVAGIRQRFCQQCSRFPRNKFHELSEFDETKKSCRRRLAGHNERRRKNAAESHSEGGNHKGTVTQLKDMICGQVDDRGRIKITIQENATYKHFQIR from the exons ATGGATGGAAAAGGGAAGCAGCGGATGATGGGAAAGGTGGTGAAGAAGGAAGCAGCTGAGCTTGTTTGGGAGTCATCAGATGATGATGGGTATGTGAAGATGGGGTGTGTGGAAAATGATGTTGAGAgtaacaagaaaaagaaagtggTGGCTGGTGgctgtggtggtggtggaggaggaggaggaggaaagaaaggttcaggtggtggtggttgtGGTGGAAGTGGAGGGATGAGGTGTTGTCAAGCTGACATGTGTATGGCTGATCTGAGTGATGCAAAGCCGTATCATAGAAGGCATAAGGTTTGTGAGAATCATGCAAAGGCTCAGATTGTGCTTGTGGCTGGGATTAGGCAACGGTTTTGTCAACAATGTAGCAGGTTCCCAAGAAACAA ATTCCATGAGCTATCAGAATTTGATGAAACCAAAAAGAGTTGTCGCAGGCGTTTGGCTGGACATAATGAGCGACGAAGGAAGAATGCTGCTGAATCTCATTCAGAAGGTGGTAACCACAAAGGGACAGTCACTCAGTTGAAAGATATGATCTGCGGGCAGGTTGATGATAGGGGAAGAATTAAAATAACTATCCAAGAAAATGCCACTTACAAGCATTTCCAGATCAGATAA